From Aspergillus fumigatus Af293 chromosome 5, whole genome shotgun sequence, a single genomic window includes:
- a CDS encoding MATE family efflux transporter, which produces MSDNFAPTRRNSSFTERDHPTEYTHLLPKPTGIDSPGQLNGETIVTSEHNVSNRRLVIAEFWHLLKDSIPVILAYTLQNSLQTSSVLIVGRLSPEHLATSAFSLMFAMITAWMIALGGTTALDTLASSSFTGSSNKHDLGILLQRGFFVLGLFYIPVAILWACSEHVFVFLGQDQVLSRESARFLTCLIPGGLGYIYFEVMKKYLQAQGIMRPGTYVLLITSPFNALLNYLFCYTFKMGLLGAPLATGISYWLSFALLVLYARFIAGSECWGGWSREAFNNLGTFARLAFLGVIHVGTEWWAFEIVALAAGRLGTIPLAAQSVIMTADQVLNTIPFGVGVAASARVGNLLGARDAGGAARAANTAAWLSMVLGGVVLAVLMGTRDDFARIFNDDEGVVRLTAEVLPYVALFQIADGLNGSCGGSLRGMGRQHVGAMVNLVSYYCGALPLGIWLAFHGWGLKGLWVGQCIALYIVGALEWLIVAFSNWEMEVEKAFRRMDVHERLETGL; this is translated from the exons ATGTCTGACAATTTTGCTCCAACTCGCAGGAATAGCTCCTTCACCGAGCGAGACCACCCAACCGAGTATACTCATCTCCTGCCGAAGCCAACAGGCATTGACAGTCCAGGGCAGCTGAACGGCGAGACCATCGTTACCAGCGAGCACAATGTCTCAAACCGACGCCTTGTCATCGCAGAATTCTGGCACCTGCTCAAGGACTCCATTCCTGTTATTTTAGCCTATACACTCCAAAACAGTCTACAAACCTCGTCCGTGCTAATTGTCGGACGTTTATCGCCGGAGCACCTCGCGACCTCCGCCTTCTCCCTCATGTTTGCGATGATCACGGCGTGGATGATTGCGCTGGGAGGCACAACCGCCCTGGATACGCTGGCCTCGTCTTCGTTCACAGGGAGCTCGAACAAGCATGACCTGGGAATCCTGCTGCAGCGGGgcttctttgtccttggtcTTTTCTATATCCCCGTGGCTATTCTGTGGGCTTGTTCTGAGCATGTGTTTGTTTTCTTAGGCCAGGATCAGGTTCTCTCCCGAGAGAGTGCCCGATTTCTCACGTGTCTGATTCCCGGAGGTCTGGGATACATCTATTTCGAGGTCATGAAGAAGTATCTCCAGGCTCAAG GAATCATGCGGCCGGGAACCTACGTTCTCCTGATAACCTCCCCCTTCAACGCCCTCTTGAACTATCTCTTCTGCTACACCTTCAAGATGGGCCTGCTAGGCGCCCCCTTAGCAACAGGGATATCCTACTGGCTCTCCTTTGCCCTCCTCGTCCTGTACGCACGGTTCATCGCCGGCTCAGAATGCTGGGGCGGCTGGTCGCGCGAAGCCTTCAACAACCTCGGCACATTCGCCCGTCTCGCCTTCCTGGGCGTCATCCACGTCGGCACGGAGTGGTGGGCGTTTGAGATCGTCgccctcgccgccggccGCTTGGGGACCATCCCGCTAGCCGCGCAAAGCGTGATCATGACCGCCGACCAGGTCCTCAATACCATCCCGTTTGGGGTGGGCGTAGCCGCATCGGCGCGTGTCGGCAATCTTCTCGGGGCCAGGGATGCGGGTGGTGCTGCTCGTGCTGCGAATACGGCGGCGTGGCTGAGTATGGTACTTGGCGGGGTGGTGTTGGCTGTACTTATGGGAACGCGGGACGACTTTGCGCGGATCTTCAACGATGACGAAGGGGTCGTGCGGCTGACGGCCGAGGTGTTGCCGTATGTTGCTCTGTTCCAGATTGCGGATGGGCTGAATGGGAGCTGTGGAGGGAGTCTGCGCGGGATGGGCCGGCAGCATGTGGGTGCCATGGTGAACCTGGTCAGCTATTACTGTGGCGCGCTGCCTCTGGGAATCTGGCTTGCGTTTCATGGGTGGGGTCTGAAGGGGCTATGGGTGGGGCAGTGCATTGCGCTTTATATTGTGGGAGCGTTGGAGTGGTTGATCGTGGCTTTTAGCAATTGGGAGATGGAGGTGGAAAAGGCCTTTCGGCGGATGGATGTGCATGAGCGTCTCGAGACGGGGTTGTAG